One genomic window of Cannabis sativa cultivar Pink pepper isolate KNU-18-1 chromosome 2, ASM2916894v1, whole genome shotgun sequence includes the following:
- the LOC133034219 gene encoding uncharacterized protein LOC133034219 — MYLDTAAEMWIVLNNRFNQGNGPRIFELNESLLYLHQGDESVSAYFTKLATIWDEINQLRPRIPCVCAAAAQNQDHINHDQVLQFLKGLHESYHAIRDQILLIDPCRSLNKVNSMVTHQKRQRTLGNRNIPPIVAAAATTSTLSIDPAANQTSKNKRPRPHCTHCQKPAHYKDKCYFLHSFLPGYGKPRTSDSTNQIHKKTRFWFHISSPTSPSFNNRFPVDTSTMSATNFNADPTVATYY, encoded by the coding sequence ATGTATCTGGACACAGCAGCAGAGATGTGGATTGTGCTCAACAACCGATTCAATCAAGGTAATGGCCCTAGAATCTTTGAACTAAATGAATCTCTTCTTTATCTTCATCAAGGTGATGAATCTGTTAGTGCCTACTTCACTAAACTCGCGACTATATGGGATGAGATTAATCAACTCAGACCAAGAATACCATGTGTTTGTGCTGCTGCTGCCCAAAACCAAGATCACATAAATCATGATCAAGTCTTGCAATTTCTTAAAGGCCTGCATGAGTCTTATCATGCCATTCGAGACCAAATTTTGCTTATTGATCCATGCCGATCATTGAACAAAGTCAATTCCATGGTGACCCACCAAAAAAGACAAAGAACTTTGGGTAATCGCAACATTCCCCCCATTGTTGCTGCTGCAGCCACAACATCCACACTCAGCATTGATCCTGCTGCAAATCAAACATCCAAGAACAAAAGGCCTCGTCCTCATTGTACCCATTGCCAAAAGCCAGCGCATTACAAGGACAAATGCTATTTCCTCCATAGTTTTCTACCTGGATATGGAAAACCAAGAACATCTGACTCCACCAATCAAATTCACAAAAAAACAAGATTCTGGTTCCACATCTCGTCCCCAACCTCACCAAGTTTCAACAACAGATTCCCAGTTGACACAAGCACAATGTCAGCAACTAATTTCAATGCTGACCCAACAGTTGCAACCTACTACTGA